A single genomic interval of Candidatus Eisenbacteria bacterium harbors:
- a CDS encoding HDIG domain-containing protein: MSKQEERGKELDRNRTPREDEQRSLLEERFAAVAPAGLLELLSTLRRGGFKAYIVGGCVRDMLIKRPVTDWDVSTDATPDEVRASFTRTVPTGVAHGTVTVLAGEDAFEVTTFRQDSDYPDARHPEKVSFTRNVEDDVSRRDFTINAIAYEPLNHEVAAPEGGLKDIAARIVRTVGKPLDRFREDGLRPLRAVRLACQLDFEIERNTYEAISLALDRVALVSMERVRDEVMKILECRKPSRGFELMRETGLLGLFLPELERSRGVTQNEFHAYDVFWHSLHTCDAAPQDKPLVRLAGLLHDVGKTSTWEEREGRVTFYNHQHVGAEMAADIMGRFKFSNADRDYVVRLVENHMFDYKSAWTDGALRRFIKRVGVDTIADAFDLRIADFLGNGLRQGFPHYLEEMRDRIEELLEKEDALTVKDLAIDGNDVMLELGIGSDEKVGIVLRELLELVLDRPELNTRDELLGRIREKKGSARG, translated from the coding sequence GTGAGCAAACAGGAAGAAAGAGGCAAAGAACTCGATAGGAACAGGACGCCGCGCGAGGACGAGCAGCGCAGCTTGCTCGAGGAGCGTTTCGCCGCCGTCGCTCCCGCGGGCCTACTTGAGCTTCTTTCGACGTTGAGACGGGGCGGATTCAAGGCGTACATCGTCGGAGGATGTGTGCGCGACATGCTCATCAAGCGACCCGTCACGGACTGGGACGTCTCGACTGACGCGACGCCCGACGAGGTGCGGGCGAGTTTCACCAGGACGGTCCCGACAGGCGTCGCGCATGGCACGGTCACGGTTCTGGCGGGGGAAGACGCCTTTGAGGTGACGACCTTCAGGCAGGACAGCGACTATCCGGACGCGAGGCATCCCGAAAAGGTCTCCTTCACCAGGAACGTGGAAGACGACGTATCTCGGCGCGACTTCACCATCAACGCAATCGCTTACGAGCCTCTGAATCATGAAGTCGCTGCGCCCGAAGGGGGGCTCAAGGACATAGCCGCGAGAATCGTGCGGACCGTAGGAAAGCCGCTGGACAGATTCCGAGAGGACGGCCTTCGTCCCCTGCGGGCGGTGCGATTGGCGTGTCAACTCGACTTCGAGATAGAAAGGAACACCTACGAGGCCATATCTCTTGCCCTGGACAGAGTGGCGCTCGTCTCCATGGAGAGAGTGCGAGACGAGGTCATGAAGATCCTGGAATGCAGGAAGCCATCGAGGGGTTTCGAGCTCATGAGAGAAACAGGGCTGCTCGGGCTTTTTCTGCCCGAACTCGAGCGGAGCAGGGGTGTCACACAAAACGAATTTCATGCGTACGACGTTTTCTGGCACAGCCTACATACTTGTGATGCCGCGCCTCAAGATAAACCGCTCGTGAGACTGGCCGGGCTGCTGCACGATGTGGGGAAGACTTCGACGTGGGAAGAGAGGGAAGGTCGTGTGACCTTCTACAATCACCAGCACGTGGGCGCCGAGATGGCGGCCGACATCATGGGCAGGTTCAAGTTCAGCAATGCCGACAGGGATTACGTGGTCAGGCTGGTAGAGAATCACATGTTCGACTACAAGAGTGCGTGGACTGACGGCGCCTTGAGAAGGTTCATAAAGCGGGTGGGGGTCGACACGATTGCCGACGCCTTTGACCTTCGCATCGCGGACTTCCTCGGAAACGGCCTCAGACAAGGCTTTCCTCATTACCTTGAGGAGATGAGAGACCGAATAGAAGAGCTTCTTGAGAAGGAAGACGCTCTAACCGTGAAGGACCTCGCAATAGACGGAAACGATGTGATGCTGGAACTCGGCATAGGTTCGGACGAGAAGGTGGGGATCGTGCTGCGGGAGCTGCTCGAACTCGTGCTCGATCGCCCCGAGTTGAACACGAGGGACGAACTATTGGGGCGCATCAGGGAGAAGAAGGGCTCCGCACGCGGCTAG
- the argS gene encoding arginine--tRNA ligase: protein MRDSIADILRNAIREAALLTGLVTEESLPSVVVEVPRERGHGDFSTNIAMLIAGRAGAGAKDASGGALGGTRATDVVDAGGVEHKISPIVVAEAIAGKIDKAAAKLEGVQVQAPGFINMHLSHDYLEENVRWILTEGERYGTSDFGKGSTVQVEFVSANPTGPLNVVSARAAAVGDSLVRLFRACGYDARSEFFVNDSGTQVELLGLSLKARVEELLGRGEAKIPDEGYHGQYLVDLAKEIPREKALEMLGESEGKAGASGPAVAGNKAASGFRELALERMHEAQKKDLAEFGVKFDRWFRESSLHTSGHVEETFGRLKSSGFVYEKDGANWFKSSELGDDQDRVVRKSPSDPSKSIGEPTYFLSDIAYHRDKFERGFNKVIDILGPDHHSHVPRMKAAARALGYPEDWLEILIVQWVRLMRGKTPVSMSKRAGEFITLVDLIREVGVDCARFFFLMRRLNSHLDFDLDLAKKQSEENPVYYVQYAHARVSSIIGFATEGGIGLCGLDETDLSLLKEPEELELLKLMVGYPEQVLAACLSREPQRITNYLTSIATALHQFYHNHRVVGVEPGLMQARLVLVRAVKIVIGNGLELIGVSAPEKM from the coding sequence TTGAGAGACTCGATAGCCGACATTCTGCGTAATGCGATAAGGGAGGCCGCTCTCTTGACCGGACTTGTGACCGAGGAATCTCTGCCCTCCGTCGTCGTCGAAGTGCCGAGGGAGCGAGGGCACGGAGATTTCAGCACAAACATTGCGATGCTGATAGCCGGTAGAGCGGGCGCCGGCGCGAAAGACGCAAGCGGCGGTGCCCTCGGCGGAACTCGTGCGACCGACGTTGTGGATGCAGGCGGCGTCGAGCACAAGATCTCTCCCATCGTCGTCGCCGAGGCAATTGCCGGAAAAATAGACAAAGCCGCGGCGAAGCTCGAAGGGGTTCAAGTACAAGCACCCGGTTTCATCAACATGCACTTGAGCCACGACTACCTGGAGGAGAACGTCCGTTGGATACTCACCGAAGGCGAAAGATACGGGACGTCTGACTTCGGCAAGGGAAGCACGGTTCAGGTCGAATTCGTGAGTGCAAACCCGACCGGCCCGCTCAACGTCGTGAGCGCGAGGGCGGCGGCCGTCGGGGATTCGCTCGTGAGACTGTTCAGAGCTTGCGGATACGACGCAAGAAGTGAGTTTTTTGTCAACGATTCGGGCACGCAAGTGGAACTGCTGGGACTCTCTCTCAAGGCGAGAGTCGAGGAGCTTCTGGGAAGGGGGGAGGCCAAGATTCCGGACGAAGGCTATCACGGCCAATACCTGGTAGATCTTGCAAAAGAGATTCCGAGAGAGAAGGCCCTGGAGATGCTCGGCGAATCTGAGGGCAAGGCGGGCGCGAGTGGGCCGGCCGTCGCCGGGAACAAGGCCGCCAGTGGCTTCAGGGAGCTGGCCTTAGAGAGGATGCACGAGGCTCAGAAGAAGGATCTTGCCGAGTTCGGCGTGAAATTCGACCGATGGTTCAGAGAGTCTTCCCTTCACACTTCCGGCCACGTGGAGGAGACCTTCGGCAGGCTGAAGAGCTCCGGATTCGTCTACGAAAAAGACGGCGCAAACTGGTTCAAGTCCAGCGAGCTGGGGGACGACCAGGATCGAGTGGTAAGGAAGAGCCCCTCCGATCCCTCGAAGTCGATTGGCGAACCGACGTATTTTCTCTCGGACATCGCCTATCACAGAGACAAGTTCGAGCGCGGTTTCAACAAAGTGATCGACATATTGGGGCCGGACCACCACAGCCACGTACCCAGGATGAAGGCCGCGGCGCGGGCCCTCGGCTATCCCGAAGACTGGCTCGAGATACTCATTGTGCAATGGGTGAGGTTGATGAGGGGGAAGACGCCGGTGTCCATGTCCAAGCGGGCCGGCGAGTTCATCACGCTTGTCGACCTCATACGTGAGGTGGGCGTGGACTGCGCGCGGTTCTTCTTCTTGATGAGAAGACTAAACAGTCATCTGGACTTCGACCTCGACCTTGCAAAAAAGCAGTCCGAGGAAAATCCGGTGTACTACGTCCAATACGCCCACGCCAGGGTGAGCAGCATCATCGGGTTTGCCACGGAGGGCGGGATAGGTCTTTGCGGACTGGACGAGACCGACCTGTCGCTTCTCAAAGAGCCGGAAGAGCTGGAGTTGCTCAAGCTCATGGTCGGCTACCCCGAGCAAGTGCTCGCGGCCTGCCTGAGCCGCGAGCCGCAGAGAATCACGAACTATCTCACTTCAATCGCCACGGCGCTTCACCAGTTTTATCACAATCATCGCGTCGTGGGCGTGGAACCCGGATTGATGCAGGCCAGGCTGGTTCTCGTTCGAGCAGTGAAAATAGTAATCGGGAACGGGCTCGAGCTGATCGGCGTCTCGGCTCCCGAGAAGATGTAG
- a CDS encoding M48 family metallopeptidase, which produces MKSLPLTVRVSSSARLHSVTRLLTVAGPFFLAVVAILASLTGCATTGVNRGDFNLISSAEEVQMGDSLAVEVGIKYPLLKNATVGAYINEVGQRVASICDRRDIPYYFSVIADKEQVNAFALPGGHIYVYAGLLLEASNEAELAGVLAHEVGHVVARHAMEQLSKEYGYDFLVSLVLGSQPGWWAETAANLFGTAGLLKFSRDDEYEGDKFAVLYTNAAGYSPGAVADFLGKLESLEASEPGKLETLLMTHPPTSERMSRVRAQVAALSSASTGSFAERYRSKISSITQ; this is translated from the coding sequence ATGAAATCACTACCGTTAACCGTTAGGGTCTCATCCTCAGCCAGACTGCACTCTGTGACCAGGCTTCTTACCGTTGCCGGACCGTTCTTTCTTGCTGTCGTGGCAATTCTCGCGTCTCTCACGGGCTGCGCGACCACCGGAGTCAACCGTGGAGATTTCAATCTCATCTCCTCGGCCGAGGAAGTCCAAATGGGTGACAGCCTCGCGGTGGAAGTTGGAATCAAGTACCCGTTGCTCAAGAACGCAACGGTCGGCGCCTACATAAACGAAGTGGGGCAGAGAGTCGCTTCGATCTGCGACAGGCGCGACATCCCTTACTACTTCAGCGTGATCGCGGACAAGGAACAGGTCAATGCCTTCGCGCTTCCGGGCGGGCACATTTACGTGTACGCGGGGCTACTTCTCGAAGCTTCCAACGAAGCCGAGCTTGCGGGCGTGCTTGCTCACGAAGTGGGTCACGTGGTGGCGAGGCACGCCATGGAGCAACTCAGCAAGGAGTACGGCTATGACTTTCTCGTGAGTCTGGTGCTCGGCAGCCAACCCGGCTGGTGGGCGGAGACCGCCGCCAATCTCTTTGGTACGGCAGGTCTTCTCAAGTTCAGTCGCGACGACGAGTACGAAGGCGACAAGTTTGCCGTCCTCTACACAAATGCGGCCGGATACTCACCGGGCGCCGTCGCTGATTTTCTTGGGAAGTTGGAGTCTCTCGAAGCAAGCGAGCCGGGCAAACTCGAAACCCTTCTGATGACTCATCCGCCGACTTCAGAGCGGATGAGTAGAGTGAGGGCCCAGGTAGCTGCCCTTTCGTCTGCGTCTACGGGCTCCTTTGCTGAGAGATATCGCAGCAAGATTTCCTCGATAACGCAATAG
- a CDS encoding polyprenyl synthetase family protein, which produces MELKGPQGPIARELEEVEEQMKAALFSNRPLIQKVGSHLLATHGKRFRPTVLLLSAKLDGNLPPLAVCAATVVELIHTATLIHDDSIDKSELRRGCPTVNSMWDDDVSIAMGDFIYSKAFSILVNNEMYDVMQVLAEASHRMSVGELLELEKRNDLDITEEDYMTIIADKTASLMSASCEIGTMLGSPGDGTRECFSRYGHAVGVAFQITDDLFDYVGHARELGKSVGNDIRGGKITLPLIATLKNATSRDRARILDIIASSAFADGRWEELLTLMNEYDGIGYSRKRALAYAVEAKQTIRPFEDSPYYTHLCSAVDYTVERRQ; this is translated from the coding sequence ATGGAACTCAAGGGGCCGCAAGGTCCCATAGCAAGAGAGCTAGAGGAAGTCGAAGAGCAGATGAAGGCTGCTCTCTTTTCCAACCGTCCGCTGATCCAGAAGGTGGGAAGTCATCTTCTGGCCACGCACGGGAAGAGATTTCGGCCGACCGTTCTGCTGCTGAGTGCAAAACTCGACGGCAATCTTCCTCCTCTGGCGGTTTGCGCGGCCACAGTGGTCGAACTCATTCACACCGCAACTCTCATCCACGACGATTCGATTGACAAGAGCGAACTGCGGCGCGGTTGTCCGACCGTGAATTCCATGTGGGACGACGACGTCTCCATAGCCATGGGAGATTTCATTTACTCCAAAGCGTTCTCCATACTTGTGAACAACGAGATGTATGACGTGATGCAGGTGCTGGCGGAGGCGTCTCATCGAATGAGCGTGGGAGAACTGCTCGAGCTCGAGAAGCGGAACGACCTCGATATCACAGAAGAAGACTACATGACGATCATTGCCGACAAGACCGCCTCTCTCATGTCCGCTTCGTGCGAAATCGGCACAATGCTCGGGAGTCCCGGAGACGGAACAAGGGAGTGCTTCTCTCGATACGGCCATGCGGTGGGCGTCGCCTTCCAGATCACGGATGATCTTTTTGATTATGTCGGCCACGCAAGAGAGTTAGGCAAGAGCGTGGGCAACGACATCAGAGGCGGCAAGATCACTCTTCCTCTGATTGCGACTCTAAAGAACGCCACCTCGCGAGACAGGGCCAGGATACTGGATATCATCGCGTCGAGTGCCTTTGCCGACGGCAGGTGGGAAGAGCTTCTGACCTTGATGAACGAGTATGACGGCATAGGGTACTCCCGAAAGAGAGCCCTCGCCTACGCGGTTGAAGCGAAGCAAACGATACGGCCCTTTGAAGACTCGCCCTATTACACGCATCTTTGTTCTGCAGTCGATTACACGGTGGAGAGAAGACAGTAG
- a CDS encoding PfkB family carbohydrate kinase — protein sequence MSILVVGSVALDTIATPFGSCEDELGGSASYFSVAAGHFDKVQLVAVVGTDFPKKHIDFLGGRGIDVTGLQVAEGLTFRWQAEYGFELGGAKTISTCVNVFEHFHPVIPDQFKQSEYLFLANIDPCLQLEVLDKVNGAKFVACDTMNFWITRRREELLRTIERVNALILNDAEVRQLTGEPHLIKAAKWILDLGPKIVIIKKGEHGALLITPEFKFAAPAYPVESLYDPTGAGDSFAGGFVGFLARCGECCEDSLRLAVMYGTVMASFAVERFGVRRLAEIDTFAILERLKELKKLSDFQIEPV from the coding sequence ATGAGCATTCTGGTTGTCGGTTCAGTGGCTCTCGACACGATAGCGACACCTTTCGGTTCGTGCGAGGACGAACTGGGAGGATCGGCATCGTACTTCTCCGTGGCCGCCGGACACTTTGACAAAGTGCAACTGGTGGCCGTGGTGGGAACCGATTTCCCGAAGAAGCACATAGATTTTCTTGGCGGGCGCGGCATCGACGTCACGGGTCTCCAGGTAGCCGAAGGCCTGACTTTCAGGTGGCAGGCCGAGTACGGTTTCGAGCTGGGCGGGGCGAAAACCATCAGCACGTGCGTCAACGTCTTCGAGCATTTTCATCCCGTGATTCCCGATCAGTTCAAGCAGTCGGAATACCTCTTTCTCGCAAACATCGACCCGTGCCTTCAATTGGAAGTCCTGGACAAGGTGAACGGGGCCAAGTTCGTGGCGTGTGACACCATGAACTTCTGGATAACGAGGAGACGCGAAGAACTCCTGCGGACAATCGAGAGGGTCAACGCCCTCATCCTCAACGATGCCGAGGTGCGGCAATTGACCGGGGAGCCCCATCTCATCAAGGCCGCGAAATGGATACTGGACCTCGGCCCAAAGATTGTGATTATCAAGAAGGGCGAGCACGGTGCGCTTCTCATCACCCCCGAATTCAAGTTTGCCGCGCCCGCGTATCCCGTTGAGTCTCTCTACGATCCCACGGGGGCCGGAGATTCCTTTGCGGGCGGCTTCGTGGGCTTTCTCGCCCGCTGCGGCGAATGCTGCGAGGACTCGCTCCGCCTTGCCGTCATGTACGGCACCGTGATGGCCTCCTTTGCCGTCGAACGCTTTGGCGTGCGGAGACTTGCCGAGATAGACACGTTTGCCATCCTCGAGCGGCTCAAGGAACTTAAGAAGCTGTCGGACTTTCAGATAGAGCCGGTGTAA
- a CDS encoding M23 family metallopeptidase — protein sequence MSNQMPSLAKKPSRSMVKHVSLILLVVFAFAFLFWEFKEQQAKVVVLQSQDSSSVAETTANGLRSKVDTLGAGTSLYASFLQKDVPLDLITSLLEELGKVMDLKKTLPGESYELVTDARGALRSLRYVKAPGEVLVVEPAEEGLTVFQENVPLTKIVRRIEGEVKSSLYDAVRASGGDAELAMLLSDIFAWDVDFFTDPRSGDRFSVLVEQYMRGEYKRGYGDILVARYQGKEISREAYLFKLAGGNSGYFDGEGKSLRRAFLRSPLNYRRISSFFTNSRFHPILKRYRPHHGVDYSAKYGTPVVTIGDGTVKYAGWKGGFGRFVTVRHNSTYISMYGHLSRFGKGIRNGAKVRQGQVIAYVGSSGLSTGPHLDFRITRNGSFINPLKLSVPTLDPVPNGQMTAFRGRVEQLAKALDGMPTSGWMSSSEFGLKFFPDSASVSYASGQVY from the coding sequence ATGTCGAATCAAATGCCGAGCTTGGCGAAGAAGCCTTCGAGAAGCATGGTGAAGCACGTCAGTTTGATTCTTCTTGTCGTGTTCGCGTTCGCATTTCTCTTCTGGGAATTCAAGGAACAGCAAGCCAAGGTCGTAGTCTTACAATCACAAGACTCGTCGTCGGTCGCGGAGACGACGGCGAACGGACTGCGGTCCAAAGTCGACACCCTGGGAGCGGGCACTTCCCTCTACGCATCTTTTCTCCAAAAAGACGTCCCGCTGGATCTCATAACCAGTCTGCTGGAGGAACTCGGCAAGGTCATGGACCTCAAGAAGACTCTCCCGGGAGAATCCTACGAGCTCGTTACCGACGCCCGGGGTGCGCTGAGATCGCTTCGTTATGTCAAGGCGCCGGGCGAGGTTCTTGTCGTGGAGCCGGCCGAGGAAGGTCTCACGGTCTTTCAGGAAAACGTGCCTCTTACAAAGATCGTTCGGAGGATCGAAGGTGAGGTAAAGTCCTCTCTGTACGACGCGGTGCGTGCCTCGGGTGGTGACGCCGAGCTCGCGATGCTCCTGAGCGACATCTTTGCCTGGGACGTCGACTTCTTCACCGATCCGAGGAGCGGCGATCGTTTTTCGGTTCTTGTCGAGCAGTACATGAGGGGCGAGTACAAACGGGGATACGGGGACATTCTTGTGGCACGCTACCAGGGCAAGGAGATTTCGAGAGAGGCTTACTTGTTTAAACTGGCCGGCGGGAACAGCGGCTATTTTGACGGAGAAGGGAAGTCTCTCCGCAGAGCATTTCTCCGCTCGCCGCTCAACTACAGACGAATCAGTTCGTTCTTCACCAACAGCCGCTTTCATCCGATTCTCAAACGATACAGACCACATCACGGCGTAGACTACAGCGCGAAGTACGGCACGCCGGTCGTCACGATAGGAGACGGCACCGTGAAGTACGCGGGGTGGAAGGGCGGTTTCGGCAGATTCGTGACCGTACGCCACAACTCCACGTACATTTCCATGTACGGTCACCTTTCCAGGTTCGGAAAGGGAATCCGGAACGGTGCCAAGGTGAGACAGGGGCAGGTGATCGCCTACGTCGGTTCGAGCGGCCTATCCACGGGACCTCACCTTGACTTCCGAATAACGCGCAACGGTTCATTCATCAATCCTCTCAAGCTCAGCGTCCCCACGCTTGACCCCGTTCCCAACGGGCAGATGACCGCATTCAGGGGCCGCGTGGAGCAACTCGCAAAGGCTCTGGACGGCATGCCGACCTCCGGGTGGATGAGCTCGAGCGAGTTTGGGCTCAAGTTCTTCCCGGATTCGGCCTCGGTTTCGTACGCGTCCGGTCAAGTATACTGA
- the amrS gene encoding AmmeMemoRadiSam system radical SAM enzyme, with amino-acid sequence MVEAKHWTVLDAGKVRCDLCPHHCTLSGGQAGICMGRVNENGKLYSSNFGQVVSASLDPIEKKPLYHFFPGSLIFSVGPNGCNFRCPYCQNWEISQRETHTSFVPPHELVRNAGRDGSVGIAYTYAEPLIWYEYVLECSKLAREAGLVNVLVTNGFIEKAPLAELLPLIDALNIDVKSVREEFYKKLCKASLEPVLRTCETAKKVCHVEITNLLIPGENTGKEDVTELVRWIASKLGKDTPLHFSRYFPHYKFAAEATTESTLFTAYEIGKKELFYCYVGNVRSANGANTYCPKCGNMLVERAGYSIRIAGIEDRKCSRCGRNADFVL; translated from the coding sequence GTGGTTGAGGCCAAGCACTGGACTGTACTGGACGCCGGGAAGGTGCGCTGCGATCTCTGCCCTCACCACTGCACATTGTCGGGCGGGCAGGCCGGTATATGTATGGGCAGAGTGAACGAGAACGGGAAACTCTATTCCAGCAACTTCGGCCAGGTCGTCTCGGCATCGCTCGACCCAATCGAGAAGAAGCCGCTCTATCACTTCTTTCCTGGAAGCCTGATATTCTCCGTCGGCCCGAACGGATGCAACTTCAGGTGCCCGTACTGTCAGAATTGGGAGATCTCTCAGCGGGAGACGCACACTTCGTTCGTGCCTCCTCACGAACTCGTGAGAAACGCCGGGAGGGACGGTTCCGTAGGCATCGCTTACACCTACGCGGAGCCCCTGATTTGGTACGAGTACGTCCTGGAGTGCTCCAAACTGGCCAGGGAGGCGGGTCTCGTCAACGTTCTCGTTACGAACGGCTTCATTGAGAAGGCGCCGCTCGCGGAGTTACTCCCGCTCATCGACGCTCTCAACATCGACGTCAAGTCCGTCCGTGAAGAATTCTACAAGAAATTGTGCAAGGCGTCGCTCGAGCCGGTGTTGCGAACCTGCGAAACTGCCAAGAAGGTGTGCCACGTGGAGATCACGAATCTTCTTATTCCGGGCGAGAATACCGGCAAGGAGGACGTGACCGAACTCGTGCGTTGGATTGCTTCCAAGCTGGGCAAGGACACGCCACTTCATTTTTCGCGTTACTTCCCACATTACAAGTTTGCGGCAGAAGCGACAACCGAATCGACACTCTTCACCGCGTACGAGATCGGCAAGAAGGAGCTCTTCTACTGCTACGTCGGAAACGTCCGTTCGGCGAACGGGGCCAACACGTATTGTCCCAAGTGTGGGAACATGTTGGTTGAAAGGGCGGGTTACTCTATTAGAATCGCCGGCATCGAGGATAGGAAGTGTTCACGTTGCGGTCGGAACGCCGACTTCGTGCTTTGA
- the rsfS gene encoding ribosome silencing factor produces MKGDIIIKEKEKTALTSPKLAREAADLALSKKAEDVAILDLRGLSTVTDFFVICSGSSDTHVKAISDAIESGLEAKGVRKWHIEGYTHKRWVLLDYVDVVVHVFHHKTREFYLLERLWGDAKIEKVVD; encoded by the coding sequence TTGAAAGGAGACATCATTATTAAGGAGAAAGAGAAGACTGCGTTGACGTCGCCCAAATTGGCGCGAGAGGCGGCCGACCTTGCCTTGTCGAAGAAGGCGGAGGACGTGGCCATCCTCGATCTGCGGGGCTTATCCACCGTCACCGATTTCTTTGTAATCTGTAGCGGTTCGTCCGACACTCACGTCAAGGCGATCTCTGACGCCATCGAAAGCGGACTGGAAGCGAAAGGCGTGCGCAAGTGGCACATCGAGGGCTACACGCACAAGCGATGGGTGCTGCTCGATTACGTGGACGTGGTCGTTCACGTGTTCCATCACAAGACTCGCGAATTCTACCTGCTCGAACGACTCTGGGGAGACGCCAAGATTGAGAAAGTGGTGGATTGA
- a CDS encoding DUF401 family protein gives MESACSPVGALSGLLVAIVLIVILLRFRVDLGLSLFAGAALIGLFSGLGAERVLTTLLLACVKTPTVRLVFVIILIMFLAELASHHGYLETFTKALEKLISDRRINMCLIPAFGGLLPMPGGAMWSAPLVNSVAGDTDISPEERTFINYWFRHVWEYVLPVYPGVVVAAAILAFPIERVIAAQAPLSAAAIVGGAIVLFLRIKKGSQPEARRRPALRDLLQLLSGIWPFAFVIVLVVGFKADLLTVLAATIVLVGLLKKTGVRSMAGLARKAFSPSTISLVLGVMAFKEVMEVGGVVRVFPGLLGSMRVPDALVLFLVPMLVGLLTGITQAFVGVTFPVVMPFILAAGSPASAAALAYAGGFLGVLLSPVHLCLVLTYQYFKARLSGVYYLMIFPSLFVALIAFLLGLR, from the coding sequence ATGGAATCTGCTTGCTCTCCGGTAGGCGCACTGTCGGGACTGCTGGTCGCGATAGTGCTGATCGTAATACTGCTCCGTTTCCGCGTAGACCTCGGGCTCTCCCTCTTTGCGGGGGCGGCCCTGATTGGTCTGTTTTCAGGGCTTGGTGCAGAGAGAGTCCTTACGACGCTTCTCCTCGCCTGCGTCAAGACGCCCACGGTTCGATTGGTCTTCGTGATCATCCTGATAATGTTCTTGGCCGAGCTCGCCTCTCACCATGGCTACCTTGAAACCTTCACGAAGGCTCTCGAAAAACTGATCTCGGACAGGCGCATCAACATGTGTCTCATTCCGGCTTTCGGTGGGCTCCTTCCCATGCCGGGCGGCGCCATGTGGTCGGCGCCTCTGGTAAACAGCGTCGCGGGCGACACGGACATCAGCCCGGAAGAACGCACTTTCATCAATTACTGGTTCAGGCACGTGTGGGAGTACGTTCTTCCCGTCTATCCCGGCGTCGTGGTCGCTGCCGCGATCCTCGCATTTCCGATCGAACGAGTCATAGCCGCCCAGGCTCCGCTTTCCGCCGCGGCGATAGTGGGGGGAGCGATCGTCCTTTTTCTGAGAATCAAGAAGGGAAGTCAGCCTGAGGCGAGACGCAGACCTGCGCTACGCGATTTGCTGCAGTTACTTTCTGGAATATGGCCTTTTGCATTTGTGATAGTGCTCGTCGTGGGTTTCAAGGCCGATCTTCTCACGGTACTTGCGGCAACGATCGTCTTGGTAGGTTTGCTCAAGAAGACGGGCGTGCGCAGCATGGCAGGCCTCGCGCGAAAGGCCTTTTCTCCGTCCACGATCTCGCTAGTTTTGGGTGTGATGGCGTTCAAGGAAGTAATGGAAGTCGGTGGAGTGGTGCGCGTGTTCCCCGGACTGCTGGGCTCGATGAGAGTGCCCGACGCGCTGGTACTCTTTCTGGTACCCATGCTCGTGGGCCTTCTTACCGGCATCACCCAGGCGTTTGTTGGCGTGACTTTTCCCGTTGTCATGCCGTTCATCTTGGCCGCGGGCTCGCCGGCCTCTGCGGCCGCGCTGGCGTACGCGGGCGGCTTTCTTGGCGTACTTCTTTCGCCCGTTCATCTGTGTCTGGTCCTCACGTACCAATACTTCAAGGCAAGGCTTAGCGGAGTCTATTACCTGATGATCTTCCCGTCGCTCTTTGTAGCGTTGATTGCTTTTCTGCTGGGCTTGCGCTAA